In one Candidatus Methylomirabilota bacterium genomic region, the following are encoded:
- a CDS encoding CoA transferase, with product MRPFHGIRVVEFGQFIAAPWCAQLLAEGGARVVKVESLDGDPVRQLAPLAPGESRH from the coding sequence ATGCGTCCCTTCCACGGCATCCGGGTGGTGGAGTTCGGCCAGTTCATCGCGGCGCCGTGGTGCGCCCAGCTCCTGGCCGAGGGCGGCGCCCGCGTGGTGAAGGTGGAATCGCTGGACGGCGACCCGGTGCGGCAGCTCGCGCCGCTGGCGCCGGGCGAGAGCCGTCAC